TTTAACCTTTCATTAAGGCTGCTGGTTCTCTCCGTTATATAATCTTCGAATGATAAACTAACTGATAATCTCGTATTGTCCCTCGTTTGATTCCATGTATCTTCCGAAAACAAATATTCCTCAAAATCTCTATATTGTCTGCTGCCAATAATGGAAACATCTCCTGCCCGAACATGCTCCCGAAGTTCTGTTAAAACAGCCATTTCATAGTAATGACGATTGATTGTTGTACCATCATCCTCGTATAAATGCTTTTTCCACCGTTTTGAAATAAAATCCACAGGTGAGTCATCAGGCACTTTTCGTTTTCCGGATTCGTTCATTCCTCGGATAATCTCAACAGCCTTTAAAAGTGGCTCATTTGCCTTTGTGGAATGGAATTCCAATACTCTTAATAGCGTTGGCGTATATTTTCTTAGTGAATAAAACCGTTTTTGCAGTAAGTCTAAATAATCATAGTCGGCAGGACGTGCAAGTTCCTGAGCTTCTTCGACTGAAGAGACAAAAGAATTCCATTCGATAACGGATTCTAAAACCTCAAAAACGTCTAATTTTTCCTGTTTTGCTTTGATCAAAGCTTGTCCAATGTTCGTAAAGTGTATAACTTTCTCATTCAGCTTTTTACCGTTTTGTTTCTGAATTTCCTCTTGAGCCTTACGGCCTTTTGATAACAGACTGAGTATTTGTCTGTCATGGATTTCAAAAGCTTTATCAGTTAACTCCTGAGTAAGATTTAATAAATAGACGGTTAATATCGAATAGCGTTTATCTTCTTGAAAGTCACGGAATGCATAAGGCTCATATCTTGAACCTAAACGAGATAGCTGTAATAGACGATTGCGATGCAAATGACTAATGCTAACTGTTTCTAATCCTATGCCTCGTATGTATTCAAGTCGTTCTATCACTTTCAGGAATGTTTCAGGTGAAGGATGACCCGGTTGTTCCTTTAACCAACCCAATATTGTTTTATTGGATTCGGATGGATGCTGCAAAGTTATGATCTCTTCAAGTTTTTCTTTTTGCTCATTTGTTAGAGACTGACTAACCGTATTAAATAGCTTCTTTTCAGCCATTGCTCTTGCCTCCCACACGATTCTTTCAAGTGTGGTGATAGCAGGCAGTATGATTTTGTTTTTTCTTAGAAAATCTATGCATTCATGCAGTAGATGAATAGCATCACCATTTTCCAAAGCTAATTGATGAAGGTGCTTAAATGTCATTCGATATTCTCTCAGGGTAAAAGTTATAAAGTCGTATTCACTTCGAATTTCTTTCAAATGATCCCAAAGTGTATTTTCCCTTTGAGGATAATGACTAAGCGAAGATGGACTAGCACCGATCTGTTTCGATATATATTGTAAGACCGAATTTGAGATGCTTTTGATATGAGTGTATGGCCAACCGGGATACCGAAGAACAGCTAATTGAACGGCAAATCCTAAACGGTTTTCCTCCCTCCTTCGCTTATTAACTATTTCTAAATCCCGTTTGGAAAAAGTGAAGTAGGTCCCCAGTATCCATTCATCTTCAGGGATTTGCATTAAAGCCTGTCTCTGTTCCGTTGTAAGCAATTCTCTACCTCTCGCAATTTTCATTCAGTATCACCCATTTCTGTATTTTCAATTAATTAGTTCAATTATATATCAATAGAGTGTACTCTATTGATACAAGTATAGTAGACTGATAAAATCATAGTTAAGAGTGTCTCATAAGACTTGTCTCAAAAACGAGGTGAAATTTTGCAGAAAATCGGTTATATACGCGTCAGTTCGACTAGCCAAAATCCTTCAAGGCAATTTCAGCAATTGAACGAAATTGGAATGGATATTATTTATGAAGAAAAAATTTCAGGAGCCACAAAGGATCGTGAACAACTTCAAAAAATGTTAGAGGATTTACAGGAAGGTGACGTTATTTATGTTACAGATTTAACTCGGATCACTCGAAGTACGCAAGATTTATTTGAATTGATTGATTTAATACGAAATAAAAAGGCAAGCTTAAAATCACTTAAGGATACATGGCTAGATTTATCAGAAGATAATCCATACAGCCAATTCTTAATTACGGTAATGGCTGGTGTTAACCAATTAGAGCGAGACCTTATTCGTTTGCGTCAGCGTGAAGGAATTGAGCTCGCAAAGAAAGAAGGGAAGTTTAAAGGACGGTTAAAGAAATATCATAAAAATCACGCAGGAATGAATTATGCAGTAAAGCTATATAAAGAAGGAAATATGACTGTAAATCAAATTTGTGAAATTACAAATGTATCTAGGGCTTCATTATATAGAAAGCTGTCAGAAGTGAACAATTAGTCACTCCTTATTCCATATAAGGCCCCGATTGTGGAGTATCTCTAATTACGTAGTAGACTAAATACTGCGCAATAAATAATGTCTTAAATTAAGTTATTGCAAGAAAGATAGCAGAAATAAAAAGAGATAAACAGCTATCCATTATTAATGGTTTTTCTTTTTCCACCGTGGTTTGCGGTGTTTTTTTATAAATAAAAAGACCCTATACCTCTTCGGAAAATCTAACGATTGCAGCAAACATTTTGGCTAAAGCATATCCTTCCTAGTTTCATTATTAACTTTATATATCATTTAATCTTCTCAGCTTGGTTAATAATAAAATACATTAAATTTTTCAAACTATATTTTTCCACTTAGCAAACCACTTTACAAATTAAATCATATATTATACAATTCAACTATTCAATCAATAAGTTGAATAGATTAGAGGTGATTATATGGAACCTAGAGAATTTAAAGATCTTGTTTACAGTCAATTTGCTCGAATTAGTAAAGCTCTATCTAGTCCTAAGCGCTTTGAGTTATTAGATTATTTATCTCAAGGACCAAAAACAGTGGAGAGGTTATCCAAAGAAGCAAAGATGTCTGTAGCAAATACATCAAAACACCTTCAGGCACTACTAGAGGCTAGATTAGTTAAATTTAGTAAGGATAAAAACTTTGTATTCTACTCTTTAACAGATGATAACGTAATTGAACTCCTGCATTCGATTAAAAATTTAGCCGAAATGCAGTTTAGTGATATTACACACGTAAGAAAAGGTTATATAGGAAGAGATGAAAGGATTAAAATGGTTCATCTTAAAGATATGTTGAAAGAGATACAAAATGGTGAGGCTGTTCTAATTGATGTTAGACCAGAAGATGAATATAAAAATCAACATATTACGGGAGCTCTATCGATACCTGTTGAAGATCTAGAGGAGCATATTTCTTCTCTTCCAAAAGATAAAAAAATAATTGCTTATTGTCGTGGACCTTATTGTGCTTTTGCAACACAAGCAGTAGAAACATTAAACTCCCTTGGATACGAAGCTTATCGCATGGAAGAAGGGGTTCATGAGTGGAAACAATCTGATTATATTCATTAATTTTAAGGAGGAATTAAAAATGTTATTTCGTCAATATTTACACACTAATCCAGTAGCAGCATCATATTTTTTTGGGTGTGGAAGTCAATCACAAGGAGTGGTGGTAGACCCACTAGAAGATCAAGTTGATTTTTATGTAGAAGAAGCTGAAAAGTTAGGCATGAATATTGTTTATGTAATTGATACACATCTTCATGCTGACCATGTATCAGGTGCAAGAAAATTAGCTGAGAAAACAGGTGCAAAATATGTCCTTCATTCTTCAGCAGAAACAAGCTTTAACTTTACTCCAGTAGAAGACGGGGATGAATTATTAGCTGGAAATACACTATTAAAGTTCTTGCATACCCCAGGTCATACACCAGAGCACATTTCTATCGTGGTTTCTGATAAACGTCGAGCTGATGAACCTTGGTTTGTCTTAACAGGTCATACGTTAATGGTTGGAGATGCAGGTAGAACTGAATTGGCTGTATCTATTGAAGAAGGGGCAAAAGATTTGTATCAAAGCTTAAAAAAGATCACTCAATTAGAAGACCATGTTGAAATTTATCCTGGAGCGTTTTCAGGATCAGTTTGTGGACGTGGTTTAAGTGGGAAACCTTCTTCAACCATTGGATTTGAAAAACGTCACAATGAAGCAATGAGATTTGATAACGAGAAGGAATTTGTTGATTTTATGACAACGAACGTACCACCACAACCAGAAGGTTTTAAAGAGATGAGAAAAACAAATCAAGGAAAATAATAAAGTGGAGAACCTCTATTTGGTTCTCCCTTTTTGGAGGTGAATGGTTTGAGTAAAGTACAAATTGGAATTAAAGAAAATTTAATAAATTTCATACTTCTAGTTGTTACGAACTTCTTTGTTGGTTCAATGGTTGGTTTAGAAAGAACCATTCTCCCGATTATTGGTGAAGAAGATTTTGGTTTGGCATCGGCTAGTGCGGCATTATCTTTTATTATTAGTTTTGGATTTTCAAAGGCTATTGTGAATTATTTTGCAGGTGCTATCGCAGACCGATTAGGAAGAAAGAAAGTCCTTCTTATCGGTTGGAGTATCGGCTTATTAGTTCCTTTGCTGGTTATATTTGCGACCTCATGGTGGATGATTGTAGTTGCAAATATTTTCTTAGGTATCAACCAAGGATTATCTTGGTCCATGACCGTAAATATGAAAATTGATTTATCGAAACCTACTCAAAGAGGTTTTGCTGTAGGGTTAAATGAATTTGCAGGGTATATAGGAGTAGCTGTAATGGCTGGTGTCTCTGGTTTTGTTGCAACAAATTTTTCTAACCGCCCCGAACCATTTTATTTAGGTATTATTATTGTGGTAATCGGTTTTATCTTATCATTACTTGTAAGAGATACAGAAGAACATATAAAGCTTCAAACAAAATCATCCAATAATGGTCCGACTTTATCTGCAAAAGAAGTGTTCAAAATAACTACGTTTAAGAATAAAAGTTTATCTAGCATCACTTTTGCAGGATTAAGCACAAACCTTAAAGATGGTATGGCTTGGGGACTCTTCCCATTATTCTTTACAGGTGTTGGCTTAACCGTATCAGAAATTGGAGTGTTAGTTGCGATTTATCCAGCTTCATGGGGATTTTTCCAACTGTTTACCGGAGCGTTAAGTGATAAGATCGGACGAAAGTGGTTCATTGTTGGTGGAATGTGGCTTCAAGCTCTTTCTCTGTGGATGATTTTATTTGTAAACGAATATAGCCTATGGTTCATAGCAGCTATTCTTCTAGGACTAGGAACCGCAATGGTATATCCAACCTTACAAGCTTCAATTAGTGATATAGCACAACCAGAATGGAGAGCCTCATCAATGGGAGTTTATCGTTTTTGGAGAGATAGTGGATATGCATTTGGAGCATTATTTGCAGGATTTATTGCAGATATGCTTAATATTAGTTGGGCAATTGGTTTAGTTGCTCTATTACCTCTAATTGCAGGAATCATAACAGCAGTTCGAATGAATGAAACATTAATAAGGTAGGAACAGAGTATTGAATCAATATAAAAGATTTATTGAAAAATCCTACTCAATGTACGACAAAGACCAAACTTAAGGCTTGTAGTATCTTATTACTCATTTTATAATTAATATATACCATTACGGGTATACGTATATAATGGAAGGGGGGATGATTCTGTCTCATCGAACTGATCCAAATAGAGCATATAGGCTCTTTGATCCAAAGAGAAAAAAGCTTATAACACCCAATAAGGCATTGGAATTATTAGAACTTGAAGAGTTTGAAAATGTCGCTGATCTAGGTGCGGGTAACGGCTATTTTACACTTTCACTAACGAAAAAATCTAAGATGGTTTATGCTGTAGATATTGAACCCAGGATGTTGAAATTATTAATGGAACGTGCAGAAAAGGAGAACATAAGTAATATCAGGTATGTTGAAAGTAATCTTGAGGATATAAAATTGGAAAAGAATATTGTAGATAGATAAAGCGTTAATAGCTTTTGTCATACATGAAGTGCCTGATATAAAAGCTGCACTCGGAGAAATTCGTAGGATTATAAAGCCAGGTGGAATGTTTGTATTGTTAGAATGGGAAGCGGTGGAATCAGAGATAGGACCTTCAATAGAACAGAAAGTACCGTCTATAACCATGAAAAAGTTATTAGAACAAAACGGCTTTCATCCAAAACTTGTGCATTTAAATCAATCAATTTATGCAATAATTGCTAAAAACATTAAATTTTAAGGAGGATAAAAAATGTTTGACTATACCGTTGAAACAAAAAAGAGTATTAATGAAGCAGTAACAAGTTTAGAAACTAATTTGAAAGAAGAGAAGTTTGGCGTTTTGTGGATGTTTGATATCAAAGACAAACTTCAAGAGAAGGGACTAGATTTTAATCAGGAATATAAGGTCTTAGAAGTCTGTAATCCACATGAAGCTCAGAGAGTTTTAAATGAAAACTTATTAGTGGGGTATTTTTTACCATGTAAAATTGTTGTTTACAGTGACAATGGGCAAACTAAGATAGGGATGCCTAGACCAACAGCACTTATTAAGCTTGTGAATAATGATGAAATCATAAAGCTTGCAAAAGATATTGAGGATCGTTTAATTAATTGTATTAATAAAAGTATATAGAAACTGTGAATTTGCCAGTCAAGAAATAAATATTTTATAACTACTTTGAAAAAAACGGGCGACGATAAAAAACTATCGCCGTCCTTTTTTTTATTTTTCGTTTACTATTTTATTTATCGTATCTATCATTTCAGGACTTTGAAATATTTCTATCATGCCATCTTGCATTTCCGGTACTGCCATCATGTCCAGCATACATATTTGGGCTTATGCCACCAGAGTACATCATATGATCGATGCCACCATATCCGGCAAGAAGGAGTAAGGCTAAAACGGCAACGACACGTTGATTTGTTTTTATTTTCATTTGTTTTCCTCCTTGTTTAGACATTCACTTTTACTGCTTTCCCGAATAAATGTCTTTTATAGCCCTAAGGTTAATCCACCTAATATTTCAAACAAAATTAAACTCCACCTAAAACTCCACCTACTATTATTATTTTTTTATTCATTTTAATCACTCCAGTTCAACTTTATACCCCTGTTAGTATTGTGATATTAACATTACTAAAATCAATTAGTGTGATAAAAGTTACAATTAGAAGCTTATTTTGGATTTATATGGACGTGGCAAATAAACATATTTAACCGATAAAAGAGAATTCTAAGTATGACTTGTATTACTTCAACATAAGGAGTGACGAAATGAATACTAAGTCAAAAGTTGCTGAGATTTTACCAAAAGAAGTATCTGAAAAAGTAAGGCAAGGAAAAGCACAAAGTATTATCGATGTTCGTGAACATGAAGAAGTTGCACAAGGGAGAATCCCAGGTGCTTACCATATTCCTTTAGGAGAGCTTGAAAATCGATTACATGAAATTGACAAAGACAAGGAGCATTTTATGGTATGCCAATCGGGGAATCGGAGTGGAATGGCTGCTGAATTTTTGCAAGATAAGGGGTATAAAGTGAAAAATATGGTTGGTGGAATGCTTAATTGGGAAGATGAAGTCGAAAAACCGTAACCCAAGAAGGAGGAATCTCAATGGAAGTTACAGTTAATAGGGTGTTAGATGCAAAGGGACTGGCTTGCCCGATGCCAATTGTAAAAACAAAAAAAGAAATGAACACCCTTGAACCAGGTGAAGTGATGGAAATTCAAGCTACCGATAAAGGTTCAACAGCTGATTTAAAGGCTTGGGCTTCTAGTACCGGTCATCAGTATTTAGGAACTGTAGAAGAGGGAGAGACCTTAAAACATTATCTTCGAAAAGTTCGTTCAGAAGAAGAAAAACCTGAAGCAAAACATCCGGATGTGGTTCATTTAGATGAATTATTAAAGAAATTAGATGGAAATGAAAAAATAACTGTTTTAGATGTGAGAGAACCGGCTGAATATGCATTCGGTCATGTACCGGGTGCTATTAATATCCCACTTGGTGAATTAGAAAATCGGTTTGAGGAACTTAACAATGTAGACAATCTACATGTCATTTGTAGAACGGGTAGTCGTAGTGATTTTGCTGCACAAAAGTTAACCGAAAAAGGCTTTAACAACGTTAAAAATGTAGTTCCTGGAATGAAAGACTGGACAGGACCTATCGATAAAAATCATTAAACAAGGAGGAATAATAATGAAAGTAGCTATCATTGCCTCAAACGGTGGGATGTTTGATGCCTATAAAGTATTCAATATTGCAACGGCTGCAGCTGCTACTGATGCTGAAGTGGGAATCTTTTTTACATTTGAAGGCTTAAATCTCATTCATAAAGAAGGTCATAAAAATTTGCCAATGCCTACAGGAACAGAACATTATCAAGAAGGATTTAAAAAAGCGAATGTTCCACCAGTTGAAGAGCTTGTTGCAATGGCGAGTGAGATGGGTGTGAAAATGATTGCGTGCCAAATGACAATGGATGTTATGAGTTTAGAAAAAGAGCATTTTGTAGAAGGGATTGATGTTGGCGGTGCAGTTACCTTTTTAGCGTTTGCTAAAGATGCTGACGTAACGCTAACGTTCTAAAGGAGTGAAGAATGATGAATAAGAATGTTACTGTCTATACCACAAACACTTGTCCCTATTGTGTAATGGTAAAAAACTTTTTAAATGAGCAAGGTGTCGCATTTAAAGAAGTAAATGTGCAAGAAGATCCTGCAGCAGGAGATAAATTGGTTGAAACAACAGGTCAGATGGGAGTCCCTCAAATTGAAATTAGTGGTGAGTGGGTTTTAGGGTATGATCCGGAAACGATTACTCAACTTTTAGAAAAGTAAAAGGAGGAGACACATGGGAACAACAACAGCTCTGAAAACAATATCTGTTAAAGATTTAGCCCAGAAAGTCATTAATCATGAAGACCTTTTCATCCTTGATACCCGTAATACCAGCGATTTTGACGATTGGAAAATAGAAGGGCGCAATATAGAGGTAATCAATTCTCCTTACGTTGAATTATTAGAAGGAGTCGATTCAATATTAGATAAACTACCAAAGAGCAAAGAAATTTATGTCATTTGTGCTAAAGGTGGTGCATCAGAATTTGTCGCCGAACAAATAATGGAACAGGGGTTTACAGATGTTTACTCAGTAGAAGGCGGAATGAAGGCTTGGAGTGAACACCTTGAGCCAATAAAGATTGGTGATTTGAAAAATGGAGGAAGCATCTTTCAATTTGTACGGATTGGAAAAGGCTGCCTTTCCTATTTAATTGAGTCTGACGGAAAAGGGGCAATAATTGATACTAACAGAATGTTGTCTCCATATGAAGAGATGATAAAGGAACATAATATTACGTTAACACACGTTTTAGATACTCATTTGCATGCTGACCATATTTCTGGTGGTAGAGAACTTGCTGAAAAACATGGTGCAACCTATTATTTACCACCAAAGGATGCTAAAGAAGTCACATTTAACTACTCACAAATTAATGACGGCGATGAATACAAGGTTGGACAGACAACCATAAAAGCCATTTACTCTCCTGGGCATACCATTGGTAGTACATCTTTTGTCGTTGATGATCAATATTTGTTAACAGGTGACATTTTATTTATTGATTCCATTGGTCGCCCTGATCTAGCTGGTAAAGCTGAAGACTGGGTAGGAGATTTAAGAAATACCCTTTATCAACGTTACAAAGAGCTAGCTGATAATCTTCTAGTCTTACCTGCCCATTACATGGGAATTAACGAAATGAATGATGATGGAAGTATTTCAGAAAAACTTGGTGTACTTTATCAACAAAATCATGGATTAAATATTAATGATGAAGCTGAATTCAGAAAAACGGTGACAGAAAATCTTCCGCCACAGCCGAATTCATACCAAGAAATTCGTGAGACAAATATGGGTAAAATCAAACCAGAAGAAGAACAACAAAGGGAAATGGAAATTGGACCAAATCGCTGTGCAGTGAGATAGGAGGAAAAGAGATGGAAGCAACAAAAGTATTAGATGCAAAAGGGCTAGCTTGTCCAATGCCAATTGTAAAAACAAAAAAGGAAATGGATTCATTAAGTTCAGGAGAGATCCTTGAGATTCATGCAACAGATAAAGGGGCAAAAAATGACTTGACTGCATGGGCACAATCGGGTGGACACGAATTGCTAAAAGATGAAGAAGAAAATGGTGTTTATAAGTTCTGGTTAAAAAAAGGATAGAATTTAGGGGAAGGTACCTTTAAACGGTTACCCTCCCCCTTTGATTGGAGGAAAAAGAAAGTGGATATTGGATTTATCGTGGTTATATTCCTTATCGGTTTTATTGGATCCTTCATATCCGGAATGGTAGGAATTGGTGGATCGATTATTAAATATCCCATGCTTTTATACATTCCACCACTGTTTGGATTAGCTGCATTTAGTGCACATGAGGTATCTGGAATTAGCGCCGTACAAGTTTTTTTCGCCACAATAGGGGGAGTATGGGCTTATAGAAAAGGAGGGTACTTGAATAAAACGTTAATTATATACATGGGTGTTGCCATATTAATTGGTAGTTTTATTGGTGGATATGGCTCAAAGCTCATGACCGAAAGTGGAATTAACATTGTATATGGAATTCTAGCTTTAATCGCCGTTGTGATGATGTTCTTACCTAAAAAAGGAATCGATGAGATCCCACATGATCAGGTGAAGTTTAATAAATGGCTCGCAGCTGTTCTTGCATTAATTGTTGGGGTGGGTGCGGGAATTGTTGGTGCTGCTGGTGCGTTCATTTTAGTTCCTATCATGCTCGTAGTGCTGAAAATTCCAACTAGAATGACGATAGCGACCTCTTTAGCTATTACGTTTATCTCGTCTATTGGTGCAACTGTTGGGAAAATTACAACAGGTCAAGTCGAATATTATCCAGCGTTAATCATGGTTGTAGCAAGCCTAATCGCTTCGCCACTTGGTGCTAATTTTGGTAAAAAAATAAATACCAAAATCCTACAATGGATTTTGGCATTACTCATATTAGCTACTTCAATTAAAATTTGGTCTGATATTTTATTTTAAGAGACCTTATTACTTTCAACGTATGTCTCAAGTGCAGGATGATATTCCTTTTGAAAATGATTATCTGGACATGATTTGATTACAATTGAGAGTAATGAGTTCGTTTTATCGCTGACTAAATTTTTATTACAAGTAGGGCATTTTTCATTGAAAAAAGATTTGAAAAAACGTTTCATATTAGGTTCCTCCTATACCCATTAATTCCTATTGTTATACTAGGTATTGTAGAAGATTTATTTAAAAAACTCAATGGGTTTATATACCAATCAACGAGAGGATGGGAATGTATGAGAGATCTATTTCCACCAACTACGACTAAAGTAAAGTTAAACACAGATGATAGAATCAATAATGATATAGAACGAAAAACTGCACATAATATCAACAATTACTACGGGAAAACTGAAAAAGAAATAGATAAACGTATTAAAGAATTAAATTATGAATGGGATACCGAAAGAGTTTTAGAACTTAACTTTGCATCAATTGTATTGATATCATCTTTACTTGGATTATTAAGCAATAAAAAATGGATGGCATTGTCAGGAATAACAAGTGTATTTATGATCCAACATTCTTTACAGGGGTGGTGTCCTCCATTACCACTGATAAGGAGACTTGGCGTTAGGACTGCAACAGAAATATTTGAAGAGAAGGAAGCATTAAAGAAGATACTAAATAAAAGCTGATATTGGGTTATTTTTTATAGAACACTCGTGACTTTATGAGTGTTCTTTTATTATGAAAACAGAATCAAAATCCTTCTTCATCACCTATTGTTTAAAAGTAATGGTTGAATGGACAAAATAATTAAATATGAACATATAGGAGGGAAATGGATGAATATTATTAAAAACTCAAAACAAAAGTTTATTTTTGCGAATCGCAATTTATTTGGTGGCTTTTTATTTGGGCTTGGTCTTGTAGCTTTTATTGATGAAACGGTTTTTCATCAACTACTACACTGGCATCACTTCTATGATAAATCAACAACTGATATTGGACTAGTTTCGGATGGTCTGTTTCATGCTTTTAGTTGGTTTGCGACCATCTTTTCAGCTTTTATGTTTGCAGACCTTCGCCGCAGAAATGCTTTTTGGCTTGCAAGATGGTGGGGAGGAATATTGCTTGGGGCTGGAGGCTTTAATTTGTATGATGGTATCATCCAACACAAGTTCATGAGAATACATCAGATTCGTTACAATGTAGAAATACTTCCTTACGACTTAGTGTGGAATTTAGTTGCTGTAGCACTCATTATTGTTGGGGTGATTCTCGTATTTCGCACAAGAAAGCAATTATCCCAAGGGGAGGAAATTCTTAGTGGATCACAATCACATTGATAGTTCCGGTTATAGTTATTTAGATTATTTCTTCATTTTGGTATTTGTGTTAATGATTATTCTTTATATAATGGGAGTTGTTTTATCCAATCGAAAGCATAAAAAATGGTCGCCATACCGAACGTTATCTTGGCTTTTAGGGGTTCTGTTTGTAGCACTTGCTGTAGTGGGACCGGTAGCTGAACAAGCCCATATGGATCTTAAAATACACATGCTAGGTCATTTATTTCTTGGGATGTTAGGACCTCTACTTATTGCGCTTTCTGCACCGATGACGCTTTTTTTAAGAACTCTGTCTGTGAAATTAGCACGACGGTTTACACAGATATTAAAAAGTTACCCGGTCCGCATTGTAAGTGATCCTTTTATCGCATCGCTTCTAAATATTGGAGGACTATGGGTACTCTATACAACGGACTTATACGCACAAATGCACGGGAATTTATATCTTTATGTCTTTATA
This genomic interval from Metabacillus schmidteae contains the following:
- a CDS encoding DUF2892 domain-containing protein, which codes for MRDLFPPTTTKVKLNTDDRINNDIERKTAHNINNYYGKTEKEIDKRIKELNYEWDTERVLELNFASIVLISSLLGLLSNKKWMALSGITSVFMIQHSLQGWCPPLPLIRRLGVRTATEIFEEKEALKKILNKS
- a CDS encoding cytochrome c oxidase assembly protein, coding for MDHNHIDSSGYSYLDYFFILVFVLMIILYIMGVVLSNRKHKKWSPYRTLSWLLGVLFVALAVVGPVAEQAHMDLKIHMLGHLFLGMLGPLLIALSAPMTLFLRTLSVKLARRFTQILKSYPVRIVSDPFIASLLNIGGLWVLYTTDLYAQMHGNLYLYVFIHVHVFIAGYLFTVSMIYIDPVAHRTSFLYRSIVLIIASGIHGILSKYIYAHPPKSVPISQAEMGGVLMYYGGDVIDIFLIFIFCYQWYISTNKRRVSDTSKLFLQS
- a CDS encoding DUF2243 domain-containing protein; its protein translation is MNIIKNSKQKFIFANRNLFGGFLFGLGLVAFIDETVFHQLLHWHHFYDKSTTDIGLVSDGLFHAFSWFATIFSAFMFADLRRRNAFWLARWWGGILLGAGGFNLYDGIIQHKFMRIHQIRYNVEILPYDLVWNLVAVALIIVGVILVFRTRKQLSQGEEILSGSQSH